The nucleotide window GTAGCGCCATCCATTGCCAGCTGCTTATTCGCCCTGAATTGCTCAAACCGCTTAAACGCGGGCGTATAAATAAAGCTATCTGCTTGTATGTTGAGATCCGCCTCATATACTTCGCGGTTATTCTTCATTCCTTTAAGGGCAAATACTTTATTCAGGTCGTAACATACAAACTGGCCCATTTGCCAGGGAGAAGTAGAGACCCACACCTTTAATTTCTGCGGTTCAAATACAATAGCATGATGGGCGATAAACTGGTTAACCGCTTTTTCATTGCCCAAACCTATGTCGGTATTGTTAACGCCCCTGTAATCACGTAGTATATTGACGGTCTTCTGCACTGTGTTGGGCCCATTTTGTTGAAGCAGCTGGGTTAGCCGCTGATAGCGATATACAGAAGCGCTGTTTGCTCTCTGCTCCACATTAGGTTCGCTGTTCCAGAAATCATTGCTTTGAAAATGATTGGTACAAAGGATCTCATTCTTATTAGGATCGTATACAGAAAGAGAGTCGGGTGTTTTTTCAATAACCACCGCTTTATTATCGAGTGCAGAGCCCACTAAAAAAGATTCACTTACAAACATCTTCCGTTTCTGCGCAATAGCAATCGCTTCTTTTATATTTTTTGCATACTGAACAATCTCACGGGCTACCAGGCTTACCGGGGTTGCAGAACCGCCGGGAATACTGCTTTTAGCCGCATTAATAGTAACCGTCAACCCTTTTTCGTTCATACCCGATACCACACCAACAAAGCCGCCCCAGGTAACACTCATGAATTTATACCCTGCTGAAGGGTTAACAAATTCGACTATTTTGTTCTTAGCAAAATTATCCCCCACCCAAAAGTCGAAATTGCGCCCGATGATCATAGTGCTATCCTGAGAAGCGCTACCCCAGGTACCAAAAGAAGTGCAGCCCACCAGCATCATGTTCTGCAAAGCATGGCCAATATCATGTGCTGAATGATAATTTAAAATACGCGAGTATTTAGTACCAATGTAAGTATACCCTTCTGACGCCGATTGCGAAACGCCGTAGATTTCCTGCTTATATTCGTCCGTTACATTTTTAGGCAGATCGCGGTTAAACCAACCAATAAAGTATTTTAAAAAATGCAGGTAAGATCTGGACGGTATCATTTTATTGATCTGCTCACTGAAATAATCCTCCTGCTTTTTAACCAGCTCTTCGCTTAGTTTGCCATTTACAGTACCCAGCTCATACGGGGTTCCTTCTACATACATTTCATACAAACCGGAATTGCTTTTCCGGAACCAGCTGTTTTTAATGACATATAAACCCTTGTCCGGCTCTTCCCGTTGCAGTTGAAAAGCAGATAAATCGCTGACCTTAGGCGGGTTGATCTTTGAAACCCAGGCCAGGTAGGCAAATAATAATCCAAAGAGCAATACCATCACTCCTATCACCCGTAAAAATCTTCTCCAGAATCTTTTGCTCATTTATTGCGTATAATGCTCTTTAAAATATCTAACAGTTAACATTCGCAGATCGTACATTCCATCATGCTTCCCTGATCCTGTCCACCAGTCCCTCATCTCCTGTCAACATAACACAGGTTAGTACAGCGCTTAACGAAGTACCTAAAATGCCATGCAAATTTAAATTTTGCCCTGTTAAAAACAGGTTAGGAATTTTTGTTCTCGGGCTGATCATTGTTTGTAATGGATCATGATAGTCTTTTTGAATACCATACATGCTGCCTTCTGCGTCGCCGATATAATCCCTGTTGGAGAGTGGTGTAGAAATATAAAAACTTTTA belongs to Niabella yanshanensis and includes:
- a CDS encoding C45 family autoproteolytic acyltransferase/hydolase, whose amino-acid sequence is MSKRFWRRFLRVIGVMVLLFGLLFAYLAWVSKINPPKVSDLSAFQLQREEPDKGLYVIKNSWFRKSNSGLYEMYVEGTPYELGTVNGKLSEELVKKQEDYFSEQINKMIPSRSYLHFLKYFIGWFNRDLPKNVTDEYKQEIYGVSQSASEGYTYIGTKYSRILNYHSAHDIGHALQNMMLVGCTSFGTWGSASQDSTMIIGRNFDFWVGDNFAKNKIVEFVNPSAGYKFMSVTWGGFVGVVSGMNEKGLTVTINAAKSSIPGGSATPVSLVAREIVQYAKNIKEAIAIAQKRKMFVSESFLVGSALDNKAVVIEKTPDSLSVYDPNKNEILCTNHFQSNDFWNSEPNVEQRANSASVYRYQRLTQLLQQNGPNTVQKTVNILRDYRGVNNTDIGLGNEKAVNQFIAHHAIVFEPQKLKVWVSTSPWQMGQFVCYDLNKVFALKGMKNNREVYEADLNIQADSFIYTPAFKRFEQFRANKQLAMDGATIIPDSLVAENPNYYNSYVAAGDYYFKKKEYKKALPYYQRALTLEIATVGEKDHIENRIKKIQDSK